The following DNA comes from Tumebacillus amylolyticus.
CGCGGTTTGGTGGGGTCGCGGCGGATCAGGCCTTTCTGCTCCAGACGAGCCAGATGTCCGTGTACAGTAGAACTCGAAGCCAAGCCGACCGCTTCGCCGATCTCCCGGACAGACGGCGGATATCCCTTGGCCCGCACTTCGTTCTTGATGAAATCCATGATTTCCTGTTGACGCTTAGACAGCTTCAGCATTGGCAGAACAACTCCTCATATCCAGTCGTGATGTATATCAATGGGAAAATATGTTCGATGTTAGTTTATAGCAGAAATTATACCACACACTGGTACTAGATACAAACATGAGTTCTTGTTTTTTCTTGACAAGAACAGATAGACGTCATTATGATAGAAACAGAACATATGTTCTTGTTCTTGGACGGCTTTCACATCGACCATCGCCTGCATAGGATAGTGTCGACAGAACACCAAGAACGGGGGTACGGATGATGGAGGGAACACGGGTCACCTTTGTCGTCGTCAAGGCAGGAGAGACATTGGATGATCTTGCAGCGCGCTATGGATGTACGGCGGAGGAGTTGCGCCGGCTCAACCCCGGAATGCAAGGGTTCGCGCAGGGCGACGTCGTGAAAGTCATGACGAGAGCGTGGGACCCTCGAGAACCGAAAGCCGGTCAGCAGTTTGTGCTGGGCTTTCATGCAGGGCCGATGGGCGTGAGTTTACCGGGCAGCCAGAACTCGTTTCATCAGCATGCCGGGCTCTTGTCGGCGATTGCGCCGTATTGGTTTGATCTGAACCTCGGCGCTGCCGGACAAATCAAGTCTCGCGTGACACCGGCGACGATCCGAACGTTGATCGGAGATGCACACGGGCGGGGTGTGAAGGTCTTGGCGTCCCTTCACAACACCGAAAAGCGGCCCGGAGCGTCGCGCACGCAGGTCTTGCACAGTGCCATCACGGCCAACCGGGCGATTTTGATCCGAAACATCCTGCACACGGTCGAAGAGTATGGTTTTGATGGTGTGAACCTCGACTTTGAACGTTTGAAACCGGGGGATACGGCGAATTACACGTCCTTCGTTCGCGAGTTGGCGGCACGTCTGCATGAGCAGGGGAAACTTCTCGTCGTCTGTGTGTTGGGCGATGCGCATCACCAGCCGTTTTCGATGGACTTCGACTATCCGGGTTTGGCGACGAGCGTCGACTATCTCGGGATTATGACCTACGACGAGCACAAAGCCAACCAAGGCACACCCGGCCCGGTCGCATCGATTCCCTGGGTGGAGCGTACGGTGCGGTTGGCGATCGACACGGGTGTCCCGTCTCGCAAGATCTTGTTAGGCATCGCGGCGTACGGCTATGACTGGACGGACAATCGTCCGGGCGCGCGGGCCCTGTCTTTTGAAGCGGTGCAACGTCTGCGCCGTCAACACAACGCGACCGCTCAGTTTCATCCCTCGTACCGCGTGCCGCATTTCGACTATACAGACGGGCGTGGGGAACTGCATCATGTCTGGTATGAGGACGCTCGCAGTCTGTCGCTGAAGCTCGACCTCGTGCGCAGGTTTCACCTTGGCGGTATCCTGCACTGGCGACTTGGATTGGAGGACCCGGCGTCATGGGGTCCGATCCGCGCGAAGTTGTCTCCCATTCAAAAGTAAATTCACGTACGTGGAACGGAGATCAAGAGGAGGTGGGGGTCATATCCACGACGCAGTTGCACTACGTGATCGTACGGGAGGGTGACACACTGTCATCTATCGCAAATCGTTATCGAACGACGACGGCGACCATCGCCCGGCTGAATCAGCTGTCCTTGGACACGGTGCTGACCCCCGGCCGAATCTTGCAAGTGCCAAAGCCCAAAGCTGTGGCCGAGCCGCCTGTGAAAGCGTCCCCAGTTCAACGGCCACGCATCCCGCGCTTTGCGTTTGCCGCCTATACAGCGGCAGAGGGTGTCTATCCCGGAAGTGAGCGGGCTTTGGTCAAGACCGGGGCAGACGGTTTGAGCGGAATCTTCCCACTTTGGTTCCAAGTCGCGCCGGATGAACCGTGGCGGTTGCAGTCTTACGCGGGAGAAGCACAGATTGAATCGGTGTTGCGCACAGCTCGTGAGCGCGGGGTGCAGGTGATCGCGACGCTGACCAACCTCTACTATCCTTCCGATGTCAATGCCCGACAGACCATTCACCAAGCGATGACCGTCTATCGAAAACACTTGCTGGAAGCGGTCGAGTACACGTATGCACGATATGGGCTGGATGGCATCTGGCTCGATTGGGTCGACGTGGAGGAGAGCGATCGGGAGCACTTGGCGGAGTGGGTGGAGGAGTTGGCCGGACTCTGCCGGCTGCGCGGGTGGACATTGGTCGTCAACGTACCGATGATGCCGACAACGCACGGCGTGCCCCATACCGGAGCGTACGATTTGTTGCGAATCGGGCGAGCGGCCGACTTGGTGGCGTTGCTGCTGAACACAGAGCATCGCTTGCAGACAGGGCCAGGGCCGCTCTGTTCACTTCCCTGGGCGGAGACCGGGGTGCGCCATGCGTTGGCGTCAGGCGTTCCAGCGAATAAAATTTTGCTTGGCATCGCCGGATACGCCTACGATTGGAAGGAGAACAGCACAGTCCCTGAATACCTTTCCTTCGAGGGCGCGATGAACCGCGCTCGCCAATATCGGGTCCACGTGAAGTTCGATCCGGTTAGTCAAACGCCGATGTACGTCTATCAAGACAGCCAAGGTGTGGACCATCAAGTGTGGTTCGAGAACACCTCAAGTCTTTCGCAGAAGGTCACGATCCTCAATCGCTATGGGTTGGCGGGACTTTCTCTTTGGCGGCTCGGTATGGAGGACCCCAGCTTATGGCCGTTGCTGCGGTATCGGTGGGGAGAGATCAAGAAAGGGAGTTCTCGTTTCCGTAACATATATTATGGAAACTAAAAAGCCATGTCGAGGATTCCGGCATGGCTTGCTTTCCCGTCACGTTGTGGACGAGGTCTATCCAGTTACTTTCACAAGCGGCCAGATCAGGGCCATGATGGAGTCGACGTAGTGGAGGATCGGAGGAGAGAGGGGATCGTCAATCGGCAAGTTCAGCCGGTCCAGCATCGTGTTTTTCTCAAATTCTGCCCCTGCCTGTCGCAGGGGCCACGGAACATGGTGAATGTCACCGCGATAGAGGTGTCCTCCATGCATCGTGTACAAGCAATAGCGCTCCGTCAACCAATGGTCCAACGTGCCCGGTTCCGCATAGTAGACCTCCGAGGTCGGACGATACGCGGCGACAAATTCCCCTGCAGGCGCGTTGCTGTGGATGCGTTGACTTTGATATTCAATGGTGTCTCGTCTCTGTATGGAGGACATTTGAGCATGAAAATAAGGCAGAGAGAACATTCCGCGAGCGACAGAGACCGCCAAGAGATTCGAGGCATCCAAGCTGAAAAAATAGACACCTGGCTTGCCGTCACGGGTGACGTAGGCGCGAACATTGAGTTCCGGAAACTTATTCGTATACGGAATCTGAGGGAAAAATCGAGCGCGGATGTCACTCATGTCAAAGGGAACAACGCCTATGTACGTCACTCCATTGTAGGTATCGACTTCTAGTTCCTTCGGGATGTGTTCACGTATGGCGGACACCGGAATTGGCCAATGCGCGAACAACAGGCGGTTCCACGTCTGTGTCATTACCCATAGTTTGGTAGGGATTGGGTACGGTCGATGCTCAACTTGGTGAGTGATCTTCATCGCTGAGTTCCCTCCTTAGGGAGCAGATAGGGGACATAACATTATTATAGACAACCTAGATCGTGACTTGGTTGATGTACCCGCCGGCGCTCTCGCTGAGTTCGCGAATGTCATGGAGATAACGTTCTGTCGTGCGCAAACTTTCATGGCCCATCTGACGTTGCACCTGCAGCAACGGGGCTTCCGCTTCCAGTGCGAACGTTGCGCAGGTATGTCGCAGAACGTGCGGTGAGATCATTCGAGAGAGACCGGCCGAGCGCGAGAGGCGATACATCATATCGCGAACTCCGTTCTGACGATAGCGTGTGAAGCGACGAGTGATCACCAACGGTGTGCGATCGCCCGGATCGAGATTCGGGTTCTTGCCGCAAGAGCGGCGGAAGTTTTGCAAGAGCTCCCACACATCGGGACGGATCAGCACCGGGCGGTCTTTGTCCCCCTTGCCTCGGACCATCCACCCGATATTGCCCCGCATGTCTTCATAGAGATCGCACCAGTTTGCCTGACAAAGTTCTTCAACACGAACTCCGGTTGTCATCAGCAAGACGACGATTACATAGGAGCGTTCATTTCCTTTCGACGCTTCCAGCAACTTCTGCGCTTCGGTTACCGCGAGCGACCGCTTATGAGTAGCTCGATTCGGGACTCGAGGAGCTGCAATGAGAATCGCCGGGTTTCGATGGATATACCCAAGACGGTGGGCGAAGAGGAATAGGGACTTCATGATGATAATCATCCGTTGCTGGGTGGCAGGAGCATAATGTTCCAAGGTATTAAAGTAGGTCACGAGCTGTACATATGTAACGTTGGCGAGTGGAGTGCCGTCGATGAAATTCAAAAAGGTTTGGAGATCACGATGATAGGCCTTGACCGTCATCTTGGACCACTTTTTCGGACGCGGGCGATTCAGAAAGAGGGCAATCAAATGCTCATCATTCATGATCCCCATTTCATTTGCAAGAGAAGGAACACCTGTTCCCATCGTCATAGGGAGCTGATTGTTGGAATCCATCGTCATAACTACCAAACTCCTTTCAAAAGAGCTCAATACTATGATTATAGCGATAATAACCAGTTATCGCTATAGTATTGCATGAAAGACCTTCGATTATTTTCGGTCGTTAGGGAAGCGATCCCAACCTCTCACCTCGTCGCCATTTTATGTGAACTAACTTGCATTTCCTTCTGAAAAACGACCTTCTATATTCCCTTTTAAGGCCCTTCTCTTCTCCTTCGAATACCATTACACCATTATCAAGAACTTCTCCACCACGGGCCTTATAGAGCCCTACAGGCATAACCTTACTTTTCGCGACAAAATATCCACCACTTTCGACGCTTAAGCGCGAAACTCACCGATTATTCTCATTTCTGCGGAAATATCGGGCCCTAAAAAAAGCCACCCTGCAAGAGGGTAGCTTCTGTTCCGCATTCCGTACGTTATTCCGATTTCGACTCCAACAAGAACGTCAGCGAGTCTTCGCCGATCCCTCGCACGTTCCCGGCTCCCATGGTCAATACGATCCCTTGGTTCGTCGTCGCATACTGTTGCAGAAAGCGAGTTCCTTCTTCCAGATTATCCACGTAGGTGACCGACTTCCCGCGCTGGCGTATCGCATCGGCCAACTGTTCGGTGAGTGCATCGCCGGATTCCTGCTCCCGGGCCGAAGAGAACAGCTTCACCAACAGCACCTCATCCGACAACGTGAGCGAATCCACGAACTCCGTCAAAAACTTCCGTGTCCTTGAGACCGTATGAGGTTGGAACACGGTGATCAGCGGGTCATTCGGAAACGACGCTTTCACAGCACGGAGCGTGGTCGAGATTTCACTCGGGTGGTGGGCGTAATCGTCATACACCTCCATGCCTCCGAGACGCCCCAGGTAATCAAAGCGGCGATAAACGCCTTGGAACTGACTTAGCGACGACTGCACATCTTGGAAATCCAAGTTGAGGTAGCGAGCGATCGCAATCGTCGCCAGCGCGTTCAGCACGTTGTGGCGACCGAGCGAGCGAAACTGCACGCTTCCAAGCGGTGTGCTGCCTTCCCAGACGTCGAAGCACAACACCCCGCGCGATTCGTTGATGTTCGTCGCGTAGAGGTCATTGCTGGAATCCAAACCGAAATACACAATTTTTGCATCCGTTTCTAATTGCCGGCAGCGAGGGTCGTCACCACACGCGACCAATACGCCGTCTTCCGGCAACTTGTCGACGAGCTGTTGGAAACAAAGGAACACATCGTCGATGTCTTGGAAATAATCCGGGTGATCGAAATCGATGTTGTTGACGACGAGCAGTTGCGGTTGGTAGTTCAGGAAGTGCCGTTTGTATTCGCAAGCCTCGGCCACCAACAATCCTTCGCCATAGCGGGCGTTGCTGCCGATGTTGTAGTTTTTGCTGCCGATCACCACCATCGGATCCAGTCCGGCGGAGGTGAGCAGGGCGCCGACCATCGAGGTGGTAGTCGTCTTGCCGTGCGTGCCGGTGATCAAGACGCTTGCACGTTCCTGCGTCAATTTTCCGAGCATTTGCGGGTAGTTGTAGACGGGGATGCCCAGTTCCTTGGCCCGTTTGATCTCGACGTGCTGGTCATTGTAAGCAGGGGAATGACAGACGAGATCCACGCTCTCAACGTTCTCCGGAGAGGGTGATGCGATATATGTGATGCCCGCTTGAGAGAGCAGTTCGTCGGTGAAAAACACTTCCTGACTATCCGAACCGGATACCTGGTACCCCATCCGAGCGTACAATTGCGCCAACGCGCTCGTTCCAGCCCCTTTGATCCCGACAAAATGAATTTTCTTCATGGCTCGCACCCTTTCAGATGGGATTGGTGTTAACAGTGTACGCAACACGCCCAATCATGGTGTCAGTCCTCATCGGGAGTTGCAAGTTGGTCGGGGGAAGGGTGGTAGACCTGCTCGATAAACGATTGCCGTTCCGATTCCGAGCGCAGCAGTTTTTTGAGATAGGAGGTTTCGCCCAATTGCAGGCGCGCATGGTAGTTGCGCTCCAAGGCATTTTTGAACCGGTCGTTATGCATCAACGAATCCCACCACGGGGTTCGATGGAGTTCTTCGGAAAGGTTGCGATGGTCAAGTGCATCGCGATAGAAGTCCATGTTCATAACAAAAACCCTCCTTTTCTTGGTACTATACCCAATACTCAGGAGGGTCAACCGTGGTGAAGACTTTTTTTAGAAGATCGCAATGTAGAACCAGACGATCTGAATGCCGACGAGCAAAATCTTGAAGACAGTACCGGCCAAGAAACTCAACAGCGAACCCCAGCCTACCTTCATCACTTCATTGGTCTTGCGGCGCATCAGCATCTCACCGATCATCGCGCCGATGACAGCACCCAGCAACGGCCCGAAGATCACCGCCAGCGGCCCCAGCGGGGAGATCACGAACGGGAGGATAAACATCCCAAGCGACCCCCCGATCATCCCAGCCTTGCTGCCGCCCATCTTCTTGATCCCGAAGATCTGGGCCACGTTGTCCGAAATGAAGTTCACGACGATCAACACGCTCTGACCGATCCAGAACACAACGGAGAAGTCATCCCATCCCGACATCCACCCGAAGATCAGAAACGCCGGAATCGTAAAAATGGTCCCGGGAATGATCGGAACCACGGTGAAGAACAGCGCCGCAAACAGCAACAACGACGAAATGATAAGTCCTCCGGTAAAAAGTGCGTAATCCAAAAACCAACACCCCTCTCTGCTACTTAGTACGAAGAAAGCCAGTCCCCGTTTCACAAGTTCCCATTTTCTTTCGCTTCCGTCCTTGGAAAGTCCTGCCTGCCAGTCATCGAAACCGTTTTCCAAACATATGAAAAAGCGAGCACTCTTGCACAGCGCTCGCTTTTTCGATCAACTGTTAACCAAACAGGGTTCCGTACAAGAGATACAGATTGAGACCGGCGATCACGATGGCCACGATCCAGGCGAGAATCTTCAACCAGAGCGGGTTGACGAACTCGCCCATTTTTTTCCGATCGCTTGTGAACTTCACCAGTGGAATGACGGCGAAGGAGAGTTGCAGCGACAGGATCACTTGACTGAGGATCAGGAGTTCGCCCGTGCCTTTTTCCCCGTACAGCGCAGTGACGATGATCGCGGGGACGATGGCGACAACTCGCGTGATCAAGCGGCGCAACCAAGCTTTGATCCGTATGTTCAAGAAACCTTCCATGACGATTTGGCCTGCCAGGGTGCCCGTCAACGTCGAGTTCTGCCCGGAAGCAAGCAACGCCACACCGAACAAAATGCTGGCTGCCGTCGTGCCAAGCAATGGAGAGAGCAGGCGATAGGCGTCCTGAATCTCCGCAACGTCGGTGTTGCCGGTCGTGTGAAAGCTCGAGGCGGCGAGGATCAGAATCGCCGCGTTGATGAAGAGGGCGAACAGCAGGGCAATCGTCGAGTCCCATGTGCTGTACCGGATCGCTTCTTTTTTGCCGAGTGCCGTCTCTTCAAAGCGGCGAGTTTGCACGATCGACGAGTGCAGGTAGAGGTTGTGCGGCATAACGGTCGCCCCGAGGATTCCGATGGCAATGTAGAGCATCGCCGGGTTGCTGACGATCTCCGCT
Coding sequences within:
- a CDS encoding LysM peptidoglycan-binding domain-containing protein; the protein is MMEGTRVTFVVVKAGETLDDLAARYGCTAEELRRLNPGMQGFAQGDVVKVMTRAWDPREPKAGQQFVLGFHAGPMGVSLPGSQNSFHQHAGLLSAIAPYWFDLNLGAAGQIKSRVTPATIRTLIGDAHGRGVKVLASLHNTEKRPGASRTQVLHSAITANRAILIRNILHTVEEYGFDGVNLDFERLKPGDTANYTSFVRELAARLHEQGKLLVVCVLGDAHHQPFSMDFDYPGLATSVDYLGIMTYDEHKANQGTPGPVASIPWVERTVRLAIDTGVPSRKILLGIAAYGYDWTDNRPGARALSFEAVQRLRRQHNATAQFHPSYRVPHFDYTDGRGELHHVWYEDARSLSLKLDLVRRFHLGGILHWRLGLEDPASWGPIRAKLSPIQK
- a CDS encoding glycosyl hydrolase family 18 protein, whose amino-acid sequence is MGVISTTQLHYVIVREGDTLSSIANRYRTTTATIARLNQLSLDTVLTPGRILQVPKPKAVAEPPVKASPVQRPRIPRFAFAAYTAAEGVYPGSERALVKTGADGLSGIFPLWFQVAPDEPWRLQSYAGEAQIESVLRTARERGVQVIATLTNLYYPSDVNARQTIHQAMTVYRKHLLEAVEYTYARYGLDGIWLDWVDVEESDREHLAEWVEELAGLCRLRGWTLVVNVPMMPTTHGVPHTGAYDLLRIGRAADLVALLLNTEHRLQTGPGPLCSLPWAETGVRHALASGVPANKILLGIAGYAYDWKENSTVPEYLSFEGAMNRARQYRVHVKFDPVSQTPMYVYQDSQGVDHQVWFENTSSLSQKVTILNRYGLAGLSLWRLGMEDPSLWPLLRYRWGEIKKGSSRFRNIYYGN
- a CDS encoding YqjF family protein, with amino-acid sequence MKITHQVEHRPYPIPTKLWVMTQTWNRLLFAHWPIPVSAIREHIPKELEVDTYNGVTYIGVVPFDMSDIRARFFPQIPYTNKFPELNVRAYVTRDGKPGVYFFSLDASNLLAVSVARGMFSLPYFHAQMSSIQRRDTIEYQSQRIHSNAPAGEFVAAYRPTSEVYYAEPGTLDHWLTERYCLYTMHGGHLYRGDIHHVPWPLRQAGAEFEKNTMLDRLNLPIDDPLSPPILHYVDSIMALIWPLVKVTG
- a CDS encoding tyrosine-type recombinase/integrase, with the protein product MTMDSNNQLPMTMGTGVPSLANEMGIMNDEHLIALFLNRPRPKKWSKMTVKAYHRDLQTFLNFIDGTPLANVTYVQLVTYFNTLEHYAPATQQRMIIIMKSLFLFAHRLGYIHRNPAILIAAPRVPNRATHKRSLAVTEAQKLLEASKGNERSYVIVVLLMTTGVRVEELCQANWCDLYEDMRGNIGWMVRGKGDKDRPVLIRPDVWELLQNFRRSCGKNPNLDPGDRTPLVITRRFTRYRQNGVRDMMYRLSRSAGLSRMISPHVLRHTCATFALEAEAPLLQVQRQMGHESLRTTERYLHDIRELSESAGGYINQVTI
- the murC gene encoding UDP-N-acetylmuramate--L-alanine ligase, translating into MKKIHFVGIKGAGTSALAQLYARMGYQVSGSDSQEVFFTDELLSQAGITYIASPSPENVESVDLVCHSPAYNDQHVEIKRAKELGIPVYNYPQMLGKLTQERASVLITGTHGKTTTTSMVGALLTSAGLDPMVVIGSKNYNIGSNARYGEGLLVAEACEYKRHFLNYQPQLLVVNNIDFDHPDYFQDIDDVFLCFQQLVDKLPEDGVLVACGDDPRCRQLETDAKIVYFGLDSSNDLYATNINESRGVLCFDVWEGSTPLGSVQFRSLGRHNVLNALATIAIARYLNLDFQDVQSSLSQFQGVYRRFDYLGRLGGMEVYDDYAHHPSEISTTLRAVKASFPNDPLITVFQPHTVSRTRKFLTEFVDSLTLSDEVLLVKLFSSAREQESGDALTEQLADAIRQRGKSVTYVDNLEEGTRFLQQYATTNQGIVLTMGAGNVRGIGEDSLTFLLESKSE
- a CDS encoding DUF456 domain-containing protein; this encodes MDYALFTGGLIISSLLLFAALFFTVVPIIPGTIFTIPAFLIFGWMSGWDDFSVVFWIGQSVLIVVNFISDNVAQIFGIKKMGGSKAGMIGGSLGMFILPFVISPLGPLAVIFGPLLGAVIGAMIGEMLMRRKTNEVMKVGWGSLLSFLAGTVFKILLVGIQIVWFYIAIF
- a CDS encoding Nramp family divalent metal transporter; translated protein: MKDSGTPVSLVTDSGWRSEKSSNSLQEVHRSMPVPTKGSWIRKFMAFLGPGYLVAVGYMDPGNWATDLAGGSKFGYTLLFVIMISNLMAILLQALAGKLGIVTGRDLAQACRDAYSRPVSMCLWFLCELAIAACDLAELIGSAIALNLLFGLPLLWGIVLTSVDVLLVLLLQNKGFRYIEAMVIALIVVIGGCFGIELFLSKPDLGGVAAGFLPTAEIVSNPAMLYIAIGILGATVMPHNLYLHSSIVQTRRFEETALGKKEAIRYSTWDSTIALLFALFINAAILILAASSFHTTGNTDVAEIQDAYRLLSPLLGTTAASILFGVALLASGQNSTLTGTLAGQIVMEGFLNIRIKAWLRRLITRVVAIVPAIIVTALYGEKGTGELLILSQVILSLQLSFAVIPLVKFTSDRKKMGEFVNPLWLKILAWIVAIVIAGLNLYLLYGTLFG